In Littorina saxatilis isolate snail1 linkage group LG8, US_GU_Lsax_2.0, whole genome shotgun sequence, a single genomic region encodes these proteins:
- the LOC138974448 gene encoding paraneoplastic antigen-like protein 5 — MAEQVTEEELRMLKSFRELGLTPKADTKEDLERWIHSQCIKEEEADSRPHSKEDQDRPRPRTLALSRTPQISVFSGNPQGDKQTTFDLWKFEVRCLMEYSVYDEPVILEAIRRSLKGEAARIAMRLGISATVKELLTKLESVFRNVQAGERLLAAFYGAKQESAEDVTQWSCRLEDLLAKAQDLGRVRPMEVDEMLRVMFYTGLRQELKDRTGHKFDTIQKFDELRSAIRQIEQDSSCQASKVKPISKAAQQAPNDVDELRAQVLQLATELESVKQKKGSLQTMVTIRTLPTIKTS; from the coding sequence ATGGCAGAGCAAGTCACAGAGGAAGAACTTAGGATGCTTAAGTCTTTTAGGGAGCTCGGTCTCACTCCAAAAGCAGACACCAAAGAGGACCTAGAGAGATGGATCCATAGCCAATGCATTAAAGAGGAGGAGGCAGACAGCCGGCCACACAGCAAGGAGGACCAAGACAGACCTAGACCACGGACATTGGCGCTGTCCCGCACACCCCAGATTTCAGTTTTCTCTGGAAATCCTCAAGGCGACAAACAGACTACCTTTGACCTATGGAAGTTTGAGGTGAGATGTCTAATGGAGTACAGTGTTTATGATGAGCCAGTGATCTTGGAGGCAATTCGTCGATCCTTAAAAGGAGAAGCAGCGAGAATCGCGATGCGGTTGGGCATCTCTGCTACTGTAAAGGAGCTGCTGACCAAACTTGAGAGCGTCTTCAGGAATGTCCAGGCAGGCGAGAGGCTACTAGCGGCCTTCTATGGTGCAAAACAAGAAAGCGCAGAAGACGTGACCCAATGGAGCTGCCGGCTCGAGGACTTACTAGCTAAAGCACAGGACCTGGGCCGAGTCCGCCCTATGGAGGTGGATGAAATGCTCCGAGTCATGTTCTACACAGGCCTGCGACAGGAACTGAAGGATCGCACAGGCCACAAGTTCGACACCATTCAAAAGTTTGATGAGCTGAGGAGCGCCATCAGGCAGATAGAGCAAGACAGTTCCTGCCAAGCCTCAAAGGTCAAGCCAATATCGAAAGCTGCCCAGCAAGCCCCTAATGATGTAGATGAGCTAAGAGCACAGGTGCTTCAGCTCGCGACAGAGTTAGAAAgtgtaaaacaaaagaaaggcaGCCTGCAAACTATGGTAACTATCAGAACTCTGCCAACTATCaaaacttcttga